The genomic DNA GGCGGGTCGGCGTCGAGCACCAGCGCTCCCCCGACGACGGCGCGGCGGCCCGGGTCCATCAGCACCAGGCGGTCGCCGAGCACGAGCGGCAGCGCCCGGTCGAGCGTCAGCCGCCCGTGGTCGTCGCCGAACGGTCGCAGCCGCGCCGGAACGGCCGCCGTCCCGACGTGCACCGTCAAGTGCTCGGGCGCGTCGTTCCACGTGAACCCAGCCACCCTGCGTACGTCGACCACCAGCGTCACCGGCCAGGCGTCGGGCGTGACGAGCGCGTCACCGCGGTGCACGTCATCGGCCGCCACGCCCCGCACGTTGAGACCGACGCGGCTGGTCGGGCCGAGCGACGGGTACGCCGAGCCGCGGCTCTGCAGACCGCGCACCGTGAGCGGCGTCGGGCCGTCCGCACCGAGCACGTCGAGCCGCTCGCCCACCGCGAGCGTGCCGCCGGTCAGGGTGCCGGTGAGGACCGTGCCGCTGCCCGTGATCGTGAACGCGCGGTCGACCCAGAGTCGGACGCGACCGGTCGCGGAAACCGTGGGGAGAGAAGCGAGTACGCGGTCGAGCGCTGACCGCAGGTCGTCCAGACCGGCACCGGCGACCGCCGACACGACGACCGCCGCCGCGTCGCGCAGACCGGTCTCGGCGAGCTCGACCCGAGCCTGCGCCAGCGCGCTCGCGCCATCGTCGGCGACCCGGTCGGCGCGCGTGATGACGACCAGCCCGTGCTCGATGCCGAGCGCGGCCACCGCGTCTCGGTGGTCGCTCGACTGCGCCTGCCAGCCCTCGTCAGCAGCGACCACGAACAGCACGACCGGCGCCGGCCCGAGGCCCGCGAGCATGTTGCCGAGGAACCGCTCGTGCCCCGGCACGTCGACGAACGCCACGTCCCGCCCTGACGGCAGCGTCGTCCACGCGAAGCCGAGGTCGATGGTCAGGCCGCGTCGGCGTTCCTCCTCCCAGCGATCGGGCTCCATCCCCGTGAGCGCGCGCACCAGCGTGCTCTTGCCGTGGTCGACGTGGCCGGCGGTGGCGACGACGTACGAGGTCATACGTCGAGAGCCGCGCGGACCGCCGCGAGCACGCGCTCGTCGTCGGCCTCGGGCACGCAGCGCAGGTCGACCAGGCAGGCACCGTCGTGCGTACGGGCGACGACCGCGGGATCGCCCAGCCGCAGGGGCGCGGCCAGTGACGCCGGCAGTCGGACGGCCCAGCCGTGCAGGGGTACGCCGGGTGCCCCGCCTCCGCCGACCCGCCCGTCGTGCTCGACGAGGGGTGCGTCGAGCGCGCTGGCAAGGCGCGCGGTGCGCTCACGCAGCGACGCGCTGGAGGCGTGCAGGGCGCGTACGACGGGTGGCGGCCCGGCCGTGAGCGTCGCCTCGAGCGCGGCCAGGGCCAGCTTGTCCGCGCGCACGGCACGCGCGAGCGGGTGCTTGGCGAGCTGCTGGACGACGTCCGCCCGGCCGATCGCGAGCCCGGCCTGCGGGCCGCCGAGCAGCTTGTCACCACTCGCGATCACCAGGTCGGCACCGGCGGCGAGCGCGCTCGCGGCGTCGGGTTCGTCGGGCAGCAGCGGGTCGGGCGCGAGCAGGCCGCTGCCGAGGTCGGCGATCAGCGGCACCTGGGCCTCGTCGGCCAGCGGTCGCAGCTGCGCGATCGTCGCCTCGGCCGTGAACCCCTCGACCCGGAAGTTGCTGGGGTGCACCTTGAGGATGCAGCCGGTGTCGGGGCCGAGCGCGTCGGCGTAGTCGCGCACGTGGGTGCGGTTGGTGGCGCCGACCTCACGCAGCCGCGCGCCCGTCGACGCGATCAGGTCGGGCAGCCTGAACCCCGCGCCGATCTCGATCAGCTCACCGCGGCTGACGACGACCTCGCGGCCCGCGGCGTACGCGGTCGTCGCGAGCACCAGCGCCGCCGCGCCGTTGTTGACGACCAGGGCGTCCTCGGCCGCCGGGCAGGCGGCGAGCACCGCTGCGCGCGCAGCCACGCCGCGCTTCGACCGCGTGCCGGTGGCGAGGTCGAGCTCGACGTCGACGTAGCCCGCCGCCGCGACCAGCGCCTCGACCGCCGCATCCGACAACGGAGCTCGGCCGAGGTTGGTGTGGACGACGACACCGGTGG from Luteipulveratus halotolerans includes the following:
- the selB gene encoding selenocysteine-specific translation elongation factor translates to MTSYVVATAGHVDHGKSTLVRALTGMEPDRWEEERRRGLTIDLGFAWTTLPSGRDVAFVDVPGHERFLGNMLAGLGPAPVVLFVVAADEGWQAQSSDHRDAVAALGIEHGLVVITRADRVADDGASALAQARVELAETGLRDAAAVVVSAVAGAGLDDLRSALDRVLASLPTVSATGRVRLWVDRAFTITGSGTVLTGTLTGGTLAVGERLDVLGADGPTPLTVRGLQSRGSAYPSLGPTSRVGLNVRGVAADDVHRGDALVTPDAWPVTLVVDVRRVAGFTWNDAPEHLTVHVGTAAVPARLRPFGDDHGRLTLDRALPLVLGDRLVLMDPGRRAVVGGALVLDADPPALTRRGDGVRRTTALADLRPEGDVLAEVARRGVVEVTTLSRLGLATDVCPADVIAVDGWWAHRPAYDAWAARLHTALDRLHTDDPLAPGLSRGAVRDLLGLPSDAFVDALVRDGGLEQEGGHVRLPGRAGGLGAASSAVAAVESRLRDEPFAAPEADDLTSLGLGARELAAAERLGRLLRLDGGVVLLPNAPALAMRTLATLPQPFTTSGARQALGTTRRVVIPLLEHLDGRGWTRRIDAGHREIVR
- the selA gene encoding L-seryl-tRNA(Sec) selenium transferase, which codes for MTEVDPRRLIPRTDQLLAHDEVQAARQRLGDNAVRQMVREVQERARLGELPPHEVEPVVLAAVSARRTTSLRPVLNATGVVVHTNLGRAPLSDAAVEALVAAAGYVDVELDLATGTRSKRGVAARAAVLAACPAAEDALVVNNGAAALVLATTAYAAGREVVVSRGELIEIGAGFRLPDLIASTGARLREVGATNRTHVRDYADALGPDTGCILKVHPSNFRVEGFTAEATIAQLRPLADEAQVPLIADLGSGLLAPDPLLPDEPDAASALAAGADLVIASGDKLLGGPQAGLAIGRADVVQQLAKHPLARAVRADKLALAALEATLTAGPPPVVRALHASSASLRERTARLASALDAPLVEHDGRVGGGGAPGVPLHGWAVRLPASLAAPLRLGDPAVVARTHDGACLVDLRCVPEADDERVLAAVRAALDV